A window from Synechococcus sp. RSCCF101 encodes these proteins:
- the der gene encoding ribosome biogenesis GTPase Der, which produces MPRPLVAVLGRPNVGKSTLVNRLCRSRQAIVHDAPGVTRDRSYQEGFWRDRDFRVVDTGGLVFDDDSAFLPAIREQASLALNEAQVALLIVDGQQGVTAADQAIAEWLRVQACPVLLAVNKCESPDQGLAMAAEFWGLGLGEPHPVSAIHGAGTGELLDKVLEHFPPLQEESEEPEPIQLAIVGRPNVGKSSLLNAICGEPRAIVSPVRGTTRDTIDTQLEREGRSWRLLDTAGIRRRRSVSYGPEFFGINRSFKAISRSDVCVLVIDALDGVTDQDQRLAGRIEEEGRACVVVVNKWDAVEKDSHTMAAMEKQLRSRLYFLEWAAMLFTSALTGQRVQAIFASAAAAVDQHRRRVSTAVVNDVLQEALSWRSPPTTRGGRQGRLYYGTQVATRPPSFTLFVNEPRLFGDSYRRYVERQLREGLGFEGSPLRLFWRGKSQRDAERERSRGS; this is translated from the coding sequence TTGCCTCGTCCCCTCGTCGCCGTTCTCGGCCGTCCCAACGTGGGCAAGTCCACGCTGGTGAACCGCCTCTGCCGCAGTCGGCAGGCGATCGTTCACGACGCCCCTGGGGTCACGCGCGACCGCAGCTACCAGGAGGGCTTCTGGCGCGACCGCGACTTCCGCGTCGTCGACACCGGCGGCCTGGTGTTCGACGACGACAGCGCCTTCCTGCCGGCGATCCGCGAGCAGGCCTCCCTGGCTCTGAACGAGGCCCAGGTGGCTCTGCTGATCGTTGACGGCCAGCAGGGCGTCACCGCGGCGGATCAGGCCATCGCCGAGTGGCTGCGGGTGCAGGCCTGCCCGGTGCTGCTGGCGGTGAACAAGTGCGAGTCTCCCGATCAGGGCCTGGCCATGGCGGCCGAGTTCTGGGGGCTGGGCCTGGGTGAGCCCCATCCGGTCTCCGCCATCCACGGCGCCGGCACCGGTGAACTGCTCGACAAAGTGCTGGAGCACTTCCCTCCCCTGCAGGAGGAATCGGAGGAGCCCGAGCCGATCCAGCTGGCGATCGTGGGGCGCCCCAACGTGGGCAAGTCGAGTCTGCTCAATGCCATCTGCGGCGAGCCGCGGGCGATCGTGTCGCCGGTGCGTGGCACCACCCGCGACACGATCGACACCCAGCTGGAGCGGGAGGGCCGCTCCTGGCGTCTGCTCGACACCGCCGGCATCCGCCGCCGCCGCAGCGTCTCCTACGGACCGGAATTCTTCGGAATCAACCGCAGTTTCAAGGCGATCTCCCGCAGCGATGTCTGCGTGCTGGTGATCGATGCCCTCGATGGCGTCACCGACCAGGATCAGCGCCTGGCTGGCCGGATCGAGGAGGAGGGCCGCGCCTGCGTGGTGGTGGTCAACAAGTGGGATGCGGTGGAGAAGGACAGCCACACCATGGCCGCGATGGAGAAGCAGCTCCGCTCCCGCCTCTACTTCCTGGAGTGGGCCGCGATGCTGTTCACCTCCGCCCTCACCGGCCAGCGGGTGCAGGCGATCTTCGCCAGCGCCGCCGCGGCGGTGGATCAGCACCGGCGGCGCGTCAGCACGGCCGTGGTGAACGACGTGCTGCAGGAGGCCCTGAGCTGGCGCAGTCCCCCCACCACCCGGGGCGGCCGGCAGGGCCGGCTCTACTACGGCACCCAGGTGGCGACGCGGCCTCCCAGCTTCACCCTGTTTGTGAACGAGCCGCGTCTGTTCGGCGACAGCTATCGCCGCTACGTGGAGCGGCAGCTGCGGGAGGGGCTGGGCTTCGAGGGGTCGCCGCTGCGGCTGTTCTGGCGCGGCAAGTCGCAGCGCGACGCCGAGCGGGAGCGCTCCCGGGGGAGCTGA
- a CDS encoding energy-coupling factor transporter transmembrane component T translates to MDWLRQLPIGQFVAGCPCWLRRLDARLKLAWTVAFLMTPVLAGPLWRLGLVLLLLLITAVSGLPWALWRRSLPLLLALCLLVGGLAAFLPAGAGAPIPLQRPPQELHLAPDGPKDQVGPSWIVFEAGPLKLGPLSLGPLTVTRRSARLGFNTATLLLTLIHSANLMLVCTPPEELVWALAWTLTPLRWFRVPVERLAFMLLLALRFLPLVQEEFQNLLRSLATRAVSFRRLGFKPGLGLALAVGERLLANVLLRAEQGADALIARGGHWLAPAQFRPLRGARPLVNGAGWLALVLLLGLRGRYGAL, encoded by the coding sequence ATGGACTGGTTGCGTCAGCTGCCCATCGGCCAGTTCGTGGCCGGCTGCCCGTGCTGGCTGCGCCGCCTCGATGCCCGCCTGAAGCTGGCCTGGACCGTGGCCTTCCTGATGACCCCCGTCCTGGCGGGTCCCCTCTGGCGGCTCGGCCTGGTGCTGCTGCTGCTGCTGATCACGGCGGTGAGCGGCCTGCCCTGGGCTCTCTGGCGCCGCAGCCTGCCCCTGCTCCTGGCGCTCTGCCTGCTGGTGGGCGGCCTGGCGGCCTTCCTGCCGGCAGGGGCCGGCGCCCCCATCCCCCTGCAGCGGCCGCCGCAGGAGCTGCATCTGGCTCCTGATGGCCCGAAGGACCAGGTCGGTCCCTCCTGGATCGTGTTTGAGGCGGGCCCGCTGAAGCTGGGGCCCCTCAGCCTGGGGCCGCTGACGGTGACCCGCCGCTCGGCCCGGCTCGGCTTCAACACCGCCACGCTGCTGCTCACCCTGATCCACAGCGCCAACCTGATGCTGGTCTGCACACCGCCGGAAGAGCTGGTGTGGGCCCTGGCCTGGACGCTGACGCCGCTGCGCTGGTTCCGGGTGCCCGTGGAACGCCTGGCCTTCATGCTGCTGCTGGCCCTGCGCTTCCTGCCCCTGGTGCAGGAGGAGTTCCAGAACCTGCTGCGCTCGCTGGCCACCCGGGCGGTGAGCTTCCGGCGGCTGGGGTTCAAGCCCGGGCTCGGTCTGGCCCTGGCCGTGGGCGAGCGGCTGCTGGCCAACGTGCTGCTGCGGGCCGAGCAGGGGGCCGATGCCCTCATCGCCCGCGGTGGGCACTGGCTGGCCCCGGCCCAGTTCCGGCCCCTGCGGGGCGCCCGGCCGCTGGTGAACGGCGCCGGCTGGCTCGCCCTGGTGCTGTTGCTCGGGCTGAGAGGCAGGTACGGTGCCCTCTGA
- a CDS encoding L,D-transpeptidase produces MLELIASIVVDLSDQTLTAYDQQNVPVRVIQVSTGAPASPTPTGQGQVHTKYRSVTMRGRGFVAPGVPWAMCVTRNETICIHAAPWQEQAGQSFGVPRSHGCVRMPTREARWLFERTPKGTPVTIQV; encoded by the coding sequence ATGCTCGAACTCATCGCCAGCATCGTGGTGGATCTGTCGGATCAGACCCTCACGGCCTACGACCAGCAGAACGTGCCCGTGCGGGTGATCCAGGTGAGCACCGGTGCGCCGGCCTCGCCCACCCCCACCGGACAGGGACAGGTGCACACGAAGTACCGCTCGGTGACCATGCGGGGCCGGGGCTTCGTGGCGCCGGGTGTGCCCTGGGCGATGTGCGTGACCCGCAACGAGACGATCTGCATCCACGCCGCTCCCTGGCAGGAGCAGGCGGGTCAGTCCTTCGGGGTTCCCCGCAGCCACGGCTGCGTGCGCATGCCCACCCGGGAGGCCCGCTGGCTGTTCGAGCGCACGCCCAAGGGCACTCCGGTCACGATCCAGGTGTGA
- the dusB gene encoding tRNA dihydrouridine synthase DusB, which translates to MTAALPGPATDLRLPGRGRPRQLRCRVLQSPLAGVSDRVFRGLVRRWSADALLFTEMVNATSLELGHGLQKIDELEREQGPIAVQLFDHRPEPMADAARRAEAAGAFLIDINMGCPVRKVARKGGGSGLIRDPDLAAAIVSRVAEAVRVPVTVKTRLGWCGGDADPVGWCRRLQEAGAQMLTLHGRTREQGFKGSADWSAIAAVKRALRIPVIANGDVDSPEAALRCLRLTGADGVMVGRGSMGAPWLVGQIDAALSGQPLPPTPDARQRIALAREQLQALVEARGEHGLLIARKHMGWTCQGFPGAPQLRHALMRAHTPAEAIDLLDRAADSVACRTGLELGGVA; encoded by the coding sequence GTGACCGCAGCCCTCCCCGGCCCAGCCACTGATCTCCGCCTCCCCGGCCGCGGCCGGCCGCGCCAGCTGCGCTGCCGGGTGCTGCAGTCGCCCCTGGCGGGGGTGAGCGACCGGGTGTTCCGCGGCCTGGTGCGCCGCTGGAGCGCCGATGCGCTGCTGTTCACCGAGATGGTGAATGCCACCAGCCTGGAGCTCGGCCACGGTCTGCAGAAGATCGATGAGCTGGAGCGGGAACAGGGCCCGATTGCCGTGCAGCTGTTCGATCACCGCCCGGAGCCGATGGCCGATGCGGCCCGCCGGGCCGAAGCGGCGGGGGCCTTCCTGATCGACATCAACATGGGCTGCCCCGTGCGCAAGGTGGCCCGCAAGGGCGGGGGCAGCGGTCTGATCCGGGATCCGGATCTCGCCGCCGCGATCGTGAGCCGGGTGGCCGAGGCGGTGCGCGTGCCCGTGACCGTGAAGACCCGCCTCGGCTGGTGCGGTGGTGATGCCGACCCGGTGGGTTGGTGCCGCCGCCTGCAGGAGGCCGGCGCCCAGATGCTCACCCTGCACGGCCGCACCCGCGAGCAGGGCTTCAAAGGGTCGGCCGACTGGTCCGCCATCGCCGCGGTGAAGCGGGCGCTGCGGATTCCGGTGATCGCCAACGGCGATGTGGACAGCCCCGAGGCGGCTCTGCGCTGCCTGCGTCTCACGGGGGCCGATGGGGTGATGGTGGGCCGCGGCAGCATGGGCGCTCCCTGGCTGGTGGGCCAGATCGATGCGGCCCTCAGCGGCCAGCCGCTGCCGCCCACCCCAGATGCCCGGCAGCGCATCGCCCTGGCCCGCGAGCAGCTGCAGGCGCTGGTGGAGGCCAGGGGAGAGCATGGGCTCCTGATCGCCCGCAAGCACATGGGCTGGACCTGCCAGGGCTTTCCCGGAGCGCCGCAGCTGCGCCATGCCCTGATGCGGGCGCACACCCCGGCCGAGGCCATCGACCTGCTGGATCGGGCTGCAGACTCAGTGGCGTGCCGCACCGGCCTCGAGCTCGGAGGGGTGGCATGA
- a CDS encoding cell division protein SepF, which produces MSLFSRLRSVVSGDDYLEDDYDELEYDTADESEATPSPSSRSSAVSSALAPLDSGFSSSDPFAGTNVIGMPGIAAVAAEISLMEPRSFDEMPAAIQALRDRKTIILNLTMMEPDQAQRAVDFVAGGTFAIDGHQERVGESIFLFAPSCITVTTSDREETSSTTVVNSPTPAASDSSPAPAPAWSRSAETGLSAGV; this is translated from the coding sequence GTGTCGTTGTTTTCCCGTCTTCGCTCCGTTGTTTCCGGCGACGACTATCTCGAAGACGATTACGACGAGCTCGAGTACGACACCGCTGACGAGAGCGAGGCAACTCCGTCGCCTTCCTCGCGCAGCTCAGCGGTGAGCAGCGCCCTAGCGCCCCTGGACTCCGGTTTCAGCAGCTCGGATCCCTTCGCCGGCACCAATGTGATCGGCATGCCGGGCATCGCCGCTGTAGCGGCCGAGATCTCCCTGATGGAGCCCCGCAGCTTCGATGAGATGCCGGCGGCCATCCAGGCCCTGCGCGACCGCAAGACCATCATCCTCAACCTGACGATGATGGAGCCCGACCAGGCCCAGCGGGCCGTGGACTTCGTGGCCGGTGGCACCTTCGCCATCGACGGCCATCAGGAGCGCGTCGGGGAGAGCATCTTCCTCTTCGCCCCCAGCTGCATCACCGTCACCACCAGCGACCGGGAGGAGACCTCCAGCACCACGGTGGTGAACAGCCCCACTCCCGCAGCTTCCGATAGCAGCCCGGCTCCAGCTCCCGCCTGGTCGCGTTCGGCTGAGACCGGTCTCAGCGCCGGCGTCTGA
- a CDS encoding PipX family protein: MSAESYLNHPTFGMLYRVAQAGESRDLYATLYAQRMFFLVTLQPRGARFEVIPLMDARHVAEQNLARSRRDDPTAYARWRQLFDQTFI; this comes from the coding sequence GTGAGCGCTGAGAGCTACCTCAACCACCCAACGTTCGGGATGCTCTACCGGGTGGCCCAGGCCGGCGAGAGCCGCGACCTCTACGCAACGCTCTACGCCCAGCGGATGTTCTTCCTGGTGACCCTGCAGCCGCGCGGCGCCCGCTTCGAGGTGATTCCGCTGATGGATGCCCGCCACGTGGCCGAGCAGAACCTGGCCCGCAGCCGCCGCGATGACCCCACGGCCTACGCCCGCTGGCGCCAGCTGTTCGATCAGACCTTCATCTGA
- a CDS encoding YggS family pyridoxal phosphate-dependent enzyme codes for MTGASDSPAQRWQAIQARLPPSCRLLAVSKGQPLAAIEELAALGQRHFGESRLQEAQVKQDALAAAPDGGSGLDWHFIGRLQANKARAVLRRFGTIHSLDSLPLAERLHRIAGEEGRRPRVFLQVKLRPDEAKGGFSPEDLAAAWPRLQELDALEPVGLMTILPLGLEVDARRRVFAECRALADRMGLPECSMGMSGDWPEALEQGSTWLRLGSVLFGPRPARPHSAAAGPAA; via the coding sequence ATGACCGGCGCGTCCGACTCCCCCGCGCAGCGCTGGCAGGCGATTCAGGCCCGCCTGCCGCCCTCCTGCCGGCTGCTGGCGGTGAGCAAGGGTCAGCCGCTCGCCGCCATCGAGGAGTTGGCCGCTCTGGGGCAGCGCCACTTCGGTGAGAGCCGCCTGCAGGAGGCCCAGGTGAAGCAGGACGCCCTGGCGGCAGCGCCGGACGGAGGCTCCGGACTCGACTGGCACTTCATCGGCCGGCTCCAGGCCAACAAGGCCCGGGCCGTGCTGCGGCGCTTCGGCACGATCCACTCGCTCGACAGCCTCCCCCTGGCCGAGCGCCTGCACCGCATCGCCGGCGAGGAGGGACGTCGCCCGCGGGTGTTCCTGCAGGTGAAGCTGCGGCCGGATGAGGCGAAGGGTGGCTTCAGTCCCGAGGATCTGGCGGCCGCCTGGCCGCGCCTGCAGGAGCTCGATGCGCTCGAGCCGGTGGGCCTGATGACGATCCTTCCGCTCGGGCTGGAGGTTGATGCACGCCGCCGGGTGTTCGCCGAATGCCGCGCTCTGGCTGATCGGATGGGCTTGCCGGAGTGCTCGATGGGGATGAGCGGCGACTGGCCCGAGGCCCTGGAGCAGGGGAGCACCTGGTTGCGACTCGGCAGCGTTCTGTTCGGGCCGCGGCCGGCGCGGCCTCACTCCGCAGCGGCCGGACCGGCGGCATGA
- a CDS encoding DUF1823 family protein, giving the protein MSEPLPDWPLSRALLQAVLDDRLSDRQVCALIWHRLGYEADPGGGPWRAGAATPPEWAEAFPLAPELIAERPASVRLTRSIERPHKQLLKEQLGFAGYTISELVPRRTRRATAVNWLLAWLRRRGEPLPEQGPLPPLQPPPPAPVQGHPGDPPVR; this is encoded by the coding sequence ATGAGCGAACCCCTGCCCGACTGGCCCCTGAGCCGGGCCCTGCTCCAGGCGGTGCTCGATGATCGCCTCAGCGACCGCCAGGTCTGCGCCCTGATCTGGCACCGGCTCGGCTACGAAGCCGACCCAGGCGGCGGACCCTGGCGTGCCGGCGCCGCCACGCCGCCCGAGTGGGCCGAGGCCTTCCCTCTCGCGCCGGAGCTGATCGCCGAACGGCCGGCCAGCGTGCGGCTCACCCGGTCGATCGAGCGGCCCCACAAGCAGCTGCTCAAGGAGCAGCTGGGCTTCGCGGGGTACACGATCTCCGAGCTGGTGCCGCGCCGCACCCGCCGGGCCACCGCGGTGAACTGGTTGCTCGCCTGGCTGCGTCGCCGCGGCGAGCCCCTGCCGGAGCAGGGCCCGTTGCCGCCCCTGCAGCCCCCGCCGCCCGCTCCGGTGCAGGGCCATCCGGGAGATCCGCCGGTGCGCTGA